The stretch of DNA TACTTAAGAGCATTTTTATATCCCTCAAAGCGTTGAATCGATGGAGTTGAGTTCATAGAACCAGACAAGTGAAGAATTTTTTTATATCCTTTTTCAATCATATAGGACACCGCTTCAAAAGCACCCTTGGTATTATCTACTAAAATCTTGCCCTGTGTTTTAAAATCCTTCATATCTCTATCAACTGTGATTATTGGTATTCCAATCTTCATATAGTTTCTTGCAGATTCCTCTCTCACACTAGAGGTCGAAGAGGTGATAATAATGCCATCTACCATTTTTTCTTGGAGCATGTATATATAGGTTGATTCTTTTTTTAAGTTGTTATCTGAGTTACATAAAACTACATGATAGCCTGCTTGGTTCGCGTAATCCTCTACTCCTCTTGCTACCTCAGGAAAAAAAGGATTCGTTATATCTGGAATTACAAGTCCTATAGTATAGGTATTTTTTGTAATCATAGATGAGGCTATTCTATTTGGCACGTAATTTAATTCATTTATAGTTTCTAAAACTCTCTGTCTTGTCGCTGGAGTAATATTATGGTCCTTTCCATTTACCACCTTTGAAACTGTAGCAATAGATACCCCTGCAGCATTAGCGATTTCTTTAATTGTAACTTTCATAAATCACATCCGTATAAGTTCTTTTGGTTAAACGTTTTCCTAAATTATATCACAAAATTTATTCAAGTCAATAATGGATTTTTTTGCACGCTAGTTTCTAAATTCTAGGTTTTGAAAAATAATAATAAGGAAATTTAAAATCTTTAATAAAGTATTTATAAGTATTTGTAGGTATTTATAATTAAAAAATGCTACAATTGAAATATCAAAATATTTCGAAATTAAAAAATTGGATGTGCTATCCACTATGTCTCGGGTATTAATTCCAACAAGCTTTTATTCTAAAATATAATAATAAAGATAATCACTATAGAGACCAATATTACAGGAGGCAATATGAGTGTTAAAAATGAAGTCATTAACATATGCAATGATTATTTTGAAACATATCTGAAAGAGAGAAATTTTGAAAAACTGCTCCAATTCTTAAGCCAAGATTTCAAGGGGATTGGAACTGGGGAGGATGAGTTTTCTAAAGATAGCTACAATTCTATGAGGCTTTTCAAGAGGGATATTGAGCAAGCTCCTAGCGAAGTCCGGTACGAGTTTCAAGAGTTCGAAGTAGACGTAATAAGCACTTTATCAGCCATCGTGTTTTGTATCGTGGACTTTGAGACTGAGCTCTTCGGGCATGAGGTTAAACTAGGTGACCTACGGATGAGCATTTTGTTTTCAAGGGAAAGCGAGGCTGATACATTCAAAATCAGGCATCAGCATGTGTCCTTTCCTGCAAAAGAACAAGGGGTTGATGAGTCCTACCCTCTTAAGCAAATGGAAGAAAGAAACAGGATTTTGGAAATAATGGTTAATGAAAAGACCCAAGAGCTAGAAAAACTTCTTGAGCAAACCATGGTACTAGCCATAACAGATAAATTAACAGGTCTTTATAATAGGTTGGAAATAGATAAAAGGCTAGATGAAGCAATCGCAGGGTTCAAAAGATATGATACAGCTTTTTCTGTATTAATAGTTGACGTAGATAATTTTAAGAGAGTGAACGATGTGTATGGACATCAAAAAGGAGATTGGTGTTTACAGAAAACTGCTGAAATATTAAAGGAAAGAATGCGAAAAACTGATGTTTTGGGACGCTGGGGCGGAGAAGAATTTATTGTAATTTGTCCTAATACTCATTTGGCTGAGTCTGTTCTTTTAGGAGAATCCATTAGAAAAGCCATCGAGGAAGAGTCGTTCGATATAGAAGGCAATTATACTGTTAGCATAGGAATTTCTTCCGTCCAAAAGGATGACGAAGCAAACTGCATTATTAAACGAGCTGACGAAAACCTCTACCTAGCTAAAAGCAAAGGAAGAAATAGAGTAGAGCCTAGTATTTCCCCTATAACAAATTAGAGTATTTATCTATTTCAAAAAACTGCACTTGCAATCAAAGCTTCCTACTAAGTCCTAGTAATGAAAATTTTGATGCAAGTGCACTTATATTAAATCTATGAAGCTAATAGCAGTTGAGTAGGCATATAGCCCTTTACTAGAGTTTCGATAACCCATTTTCTAGCGTTATCATACTCCTCGAACAAGCTCAGGGCCTGTTTTTCATTAGAATAAACTCTCCAGTAGCCCACAGCGCAGCATTTTATTGTATCTCTTGAAGCAAAAGCTATGACATCTGATAAGGGATATCCTAAAAATATACCTATCTCATCAGGACAATTATTTCGATTCCTTTCTCTCAAAAAGCTTAGTCCCTCTTCTACCGAAGCATAATTGTCATACCCACAGCTTAAAAGATAGGATTTAACATCATTATTAAATAAAATATTTTCTAATTGCTCACGTTTATAAATAAGTATAGAAACACAGTCTTTATTTGACTTTACTTCAAAAAACTCCAGTGAAATCAGATTTTTTAGCGTTTCTTTATATTTATCCCATATATCTTTTAGTTTGAGCTTTCCATTATTATTCAGACAAATCAGTGAGGATGGTTTGGAGCTGAATAGTGTAGGAGCGGCATGATAGCATATTTTGTACATTAAATACTCTAAATCACCGTAGACATTTAATGCTTCTTTAATCAGAACTATATCTGGTCTAGTAATTGTCTGCATAGCCTAATCCAGTCCTATCTCAATAGTTTTCCAAGATCTTTGCACTGCTCAAGTGCATCAGCATCTGGAGTTTCGTTTATGATTAGTCCATCAGCAAGCAGGTTTGATCCACAAGAGTTCATACGAGCTTCCCAGTCTCTCATCCATTCACCATCACCCCAGCCGTAAGAGCCAAATAAAACTATAGGCTTTCCACTTACAACGCCTTTTATAGATTCAATGAAAGGTTCCATTTCCCCTTCTTCTAATACCTCTGCACCCATAGACGGGCATCCAAGTGCTACTGCA from Acetoanaerobium noterae encodes:
- a CDS encoding LacI family DNA-binding transcriptional regulator, with the protein product MKVTIKEIANAAGVSIATVSKVVNGKDHNITPATRQRVLETINELNYVPNRIASSMITKNTYTIGLVIPDITNPFFPEVARGVEDYANQAGYHVVLCNSDNNLKKESTYIYMLQEKMVDGIIITSSTSSVREESARNYMKIGIPIITVDRDMKDFKTQGKILVDNTKGAFEAVSYMIEKGYKKILHLSGSMNSTPSIQRFEGYKNALKYHNIDFDPDLYLEGTYDVEWGYEGIKKIMDKKIDFDSVFCGNDLIAIGAMKAIKELGFRIPEDIGIMGFDNIYIASVVTPSLSTVNQPNYKMGYKAAELLINFIKNPSKPDDEVVLETELIIRESTL
- a CDS encoding diguanylate cyclase; its protein translation is MSVKNEVINICNDYFETYLKERNFEKLLQFLSQDFKGIGTGEDEFSKDSYNSMRLFKRDIEQAPSEVRYEFQEFEVDVISTLSAIVFCIVDFETELFGHEVKLGDLRMSILFSRESEADTFKIRHQHVSFPAKEQGVDESYPLKQMEERNRILEIMVNEKTQELEKLLEQTMVLAITDKLTGLYNRLEIDKRLDEAIAGFKRYDTAFSVLIVDVDNFKRVNDVYGHQKGDWCLQKTAEILKERMRKTDVLGRWGGEEFIVICPNTHLAESVLLGESIRKAIEEESFDIEGNYTVSIGISSVQKDDEANCIIKRADENLYLAKSKGRNRVEPSISPITN
- a CDS encoding DUF3793 family protein; the encoded protein is MQTITRPDIVLIKEALNVYGDLEYLMYKICYHAAPTLFSSKPSSLICLNNNGKLKLKDIWDKYKETLKNLISLEFFEVKSNKDCVSILIYKREQLENILFNNDVKSYLLSCGYDNYASVEEGLSFLRERNRNNCPDEIGIFLGYPLSDVIAFASRDTIKCCAVGYWRVYSNEKQALSLFEEYDNARKWVIETLVKGYMPTQLLLAS
- a CDS encoding flavodoxin, whose protein sequence is MKKIKVIYWSGTGNTEMMAKAVADGASSGGSVVELIDVSKASVDTVAHADAVALGCPSMGAEVLEEGEMEPFIESIKGVVSGKPIVLFGSYGWGDGEWMRDWEARMNSCGSNLLADGLIINETPDADALEQCKDLGKLLR